Below is a genomic region from Sorghum bicolor cultivar BTx623 chromosome 9, Sorghum_bicolor_NCBIv3, whole genome shotgun sequence.
TGGCTGTCCTTATACTCTCCTTTTATTTTGAAGATAAACCACTTGGTACCACTATATTCTAATATTGAAGTGAATGTGTATGAGTACACTCGGATTATAGAAATTCCACGCCTGTGATTGCAAATCTAATTTGTTTATGATGTTCTTCATTTATTCCAAAAATTTAGTAATTTTTCTCTTAAATATGCTTGCTAGAAGAGAGATTGGGAAAGAGGTCTTACTTATTGATGGGAGTATAATAGTTAATTGGGATAAATGTGTCTTTAAATCTCTATATGATACAGGGCTAAGACAAGTCCACAggagctaaataaataaataaataactcgACCAAGGGGGGAGACATCCCCCTAATTTGTCTTAAGAAGAGTGTGCCGCGACTCGACCCAGGCTGGCTCAGCAAACCGCTTCTTTGGTGTGTTGTGCTGACCAGTTGCACCGTGAGAGTGTTGGAACAGTTAACTAATACAAGTTACAGTATGTTGTCAATTGAAGGAAGTATTGTTCTTCTCGTGTCTACTTCTGAAGTTTTGCTCCATATTCTCATCTTGTACTGCTCTATTTGGTATCTACTTTGTTTTTCCCCTTCCTTTACTCACCCCTAATTTCTGTCTACTACTCTGTAGGGCATTTACATCTCTAAGCTCAAAGAGGAAGGATTATGAAAATGGCGCACTTGATCACTAACTGTAGTTTCAGTACATCTCCTGCTGTTCAGACATTCTCCAGTTCTCCTAATTACTGCCGCAGTGTTGGCCAATTACAGAACTCAAAATCTTCAAATTTATCCCTCAAATCTTGTTCCAGGAGACAAAAGAAGTCATATGTTTCCTGTGCTAGTGCAGCCGTACAAGGACAGACACAAACACCTCTTACTGGTAGCCAGCAAGCTTATGAGCATTCATCCTCCAAACCTAAAAAGGTAATGGTTATTGGTGGAGATGGATACTGTGGGTGGGCAACAGCTCTTCATCTCTCAAACAAAGGTTATGAGGTTGCTATTGTTGATAATCTTGTTCGCCGTCTTTTTGATCACCAACTTGGTCTTGATTCCCTTACCCCCATAACTTCAATCCAAAATCGTGTCCGTAGATGGAAGTCTCTCACTGGTAAGACAATTCAGCTCTTTATCGGTGACATATGTGATTTTGAATTCCTCTCGGAAGCTTTCAAGTCTTTTGAGCCGGATGCTGCTGTTCACTTTGGTGAGCAAAGATCCGCACCATACTCTATGATTGATCGTTCGCGGGCAGTCTACACGCAGCATAACAATGTCATTGGGACACTTAATGTCTTGTTTGCCATAAAGGAATACAGTGACGAGTGCCATTTGGTTAAGCTAGGAACTATGGGTGAGTATGGAACACCAAACATTGACATTGAAGAGGGGTTTATCACTATTACTCACAATGGAAGAACAGACACCTTGCCTTATCCAAAACAAGCGAGTTCTTTCTACCATCTAAGCAAAGTGCATGACTCCCACAACATAGCATTTACCTGCAAGGCTTGGGGTATAAGGGCCACAGATCTTAACCAAGGTGTGGTCTATGGGGTCAGAACAGATGAAACTGCACTGCATGAAGAGCTATCTAACAGATTTGACTATGATGGCGTCTTTGGGACAGCACTAAATAGGTTCTGCGTTCAGGCTGCTGTAGGGCATCCACTTACAGTTTATGGAAAAGGTGGTCAGGTATGTCTTTGTTATTTCTTGATATGCTACATATGGAACTTCTCATTTTATATGGCTGTTCTTCATCCCATCCCCCCGCCCCCTCTTTTCTAGAAATATGACAGGCTCAAATTATTAGTGTCCATCAGTACTTAAGATGCCAACAAGCAGTGGTTTAACTCACTGCTTGCATTTTTGCCATAAATCTTGGGAACTCGAAATCATGTTAGCTGTAGCCCCTCAGCAAGTATTGAAATTGAATTTGTGTCATTCTTTTTTGTTTGTTTCTGCCAAATGATCAAAACGGTAATGATTTGGTAACCTGCTGGTTATATATCCTGAGTGTGTTACTCTAAAGACCTCACTGATTTTCCTAAGATCACCTGTCTGGGATAAGAAGTCCAGAACAGTTTCTTTGCCTCACATGGTATTCCAAACTGGAGACTCCGTTGATCCTACTGCTGTACTTTGTAGTTCTTCTAAGCTTGTCAGCCACATTTTTTTAATAAGCAATCTAAGGCTGTGGTTACACATACAAACACCATTCTTCAGATATCTCGTGCAAAAGCGACCATCTCATAGTCATTAGCTATAAAAAAAACCGTACATGACAGCGAGATTTGATTAAACATTGTACTTTCAGTGACCACTTGAAATTACTTTTAGATCAGCAAAGTGTGGCATAAATTTACTGAACGAACTTTTTGTTCCTTTCCACTCCAGACCCGGGGATATCTGGACATCAGAGACACTGTACAGTGCGTTGAGCTAGCAATAGCCAACCCAGCCAAACCTGGCGAGTTCAGAGTCTTCAACCAGTTCACTGAGCAATTCTCTGTCAATGAGCTAGCCAAACTGGTGACAGCCGCAGGAGCGAAGCTTGGTCTAGAAGTGCAGACCAAATCGGTGCCCAACCCACGAGTCGAGGCTGAGGAGCACTATTACAACGCCAAGCACACGAAGCTCATTGAGCTCGGCCTGGTGCCCCACCTGCTCTCAGACTCCCTGCTTGACTCGCTTCTCAACTTTGCCATCCAATACAAGGATCGGGTCGACACAGCACAGATCATGCCAAGCGTGTCATGGAAGAAGATGGGTGCCAAGCCACGGACAGTCTCTGTTTAGAGGGTGATTCAACTTCCCCTGGCTTATAGTGTCAACCAACATTGACATTATTGACATATGTAATGTAATAATTATGCACATTAGTATGATGTGCTAGGTAGTGAGGTGTTTATTACGATATTAAATTTCATTTTTGTTGCCGGTACAACTGAAGTTCATGTTTGATTTTGTTGCCCACTCGAGCTCTTGGTCTAATGCACCTGAGGGTTAAGCTGTCATATGTCGCCATTCACTGATCGAACCCTAGTGCAACGAGTGTAGATCAAGATCTTGCAAGAATTGTTAGTAGTTACTATAATAGACCAAATGGATCCATGATTCTGTTCTTGCGCAGCTATTTGGATGTAAAATTGAAGCTGAGTGTAAATCTCTTTGCTAATATTATGTCTTTGAAATCGCCATTCGGAAGGCATAACATCCGTAGGAACTTTATAAAAGCCAACAGTTTAAAATTTTGATCAAAAGTAGTTTACAGGAGGCTAGGACAGTCATCTAAATGGTGCATGAACACACACTAAGAGACATAATCGTGTTGGTTTTAAaattaattttgaaaaaaaacttATGGCAAGCTTAGGGTGGTTGTTCCTACGATACACATTATGAAAGATTTCTCACTCAAGTGTATATTTTGCGTGGCGTATTTTGTTTGCAAAAGTAAGCAAGGTTGTTGGTAGCGTGTGGTTCAATGACTGTGCTTCTTTGCATGGCTCAATACAAGGTCGGTGGAGTGAGGTAAAGGGTCAGCCGATCATAGGAAGGGTCGGCCAACCCCTATGGTAGGTTGGGGTAGCCATCCTTCATCTAGAAAGTGTCTCACATATCATGGAAAGGTGGAAAAGATGTGTTGGCTCACTTTTGACGATCGGCCGACCCCCTACTCTGGCATGTGGGCCCTCTCCTCTAGTGTGGATTTTTTGCTTGCTCCTCACCAAATTTTGAGCTCATTTAGCAAAAATTCTTTGGTCGGCTGTGAGACCAGTTTTGGCCAAACAGGCCGACCTTCGTAAATTCTAAACCCTAAACCGTAAACCCTAAACTCTAAAACCTAAACCCTAGACCATAAACCCTAGAGCCTAAACCCTAGATGctaaaccctaaaaccctaaaccctaacccaaaaccctaaaccctagcaTTGAGGAGCTCATTTCATGACACTTTGCCCCTCACCCGAAAAGGTACGAGGGTTTGGTCCCAAAGTAATATAAAATCTAGCGTCGTGAGCTCATTTTGTGACCCTTCGCCCCTTGTGCGAAAAGGTGTAGGGGCGCCAAAGTAATCTAAAAGCTAGCGCAGAGGGGCTCATTTGTGACCCTTATCCTATGCCTCAAAAGGTATGGGAATTGACACCAAAATAATCTAAACTTGCTTAGGGGATCCTTTTGCCTCTCCTTGCCCCGTCGCCTTAAAAGGTTTTGAAATAATCTAAAACTACCGCTTTTGCCACCAATCGGATCGGGTGGATCTCCATTTACGACATTTTCGACATCTACACCATGCCTGCTATGTTCAACTCAACCACACGAAAGAATTTCTCACAAGAACTAGCCAAGAGGGGTTGGCGAGGAGCGCACAACACCATCTCCATCATCCATTACGCCTTCACCAACATTTCGACAAAAAGCTTTGACATTTACTTCGGCATCATCAACTATGAATCTAGCATCAACAAAAACACATTTGCTAACATCTTCACAAGGGGTTTCACCATCAACTTTGGTGTCAGTTGACAACCCTTTCGCCAACTTCTTGACTATACATTCGTCTCTGACTTTAGTGCCATTGACAATGCTTTTGCTAGCCTTCTAATGAGGGGCTTCGCCACCAATTCTCGGACCATCGACTATACTACATTTACCAATGTTCCGACAAGGGGTCCTGCCAATGGCTTTGGCATCATCAACGACACCTCCATTAACAGTTCGGCACGACGTCCACTTCACCTTCACTAAAATTTTGGAGTAGAGCAATCACCATCAACATCTTCAGAAGAATTTCTCACAAGAGCCGACCAAGAAGGGTTGTCAAGGAGCGCATTAGACAAGCAATCCACCTAAAGACAAAAGCTTTGCTTAGAGCCTATGAATGAGAGCTTAAATACATGGCATGGTTGTCTACAGCTACTTCGTCTGCGTCGACTACTGTGCTTGCTTCAACTACATCAATGTCTTCGATGAAGGATAAATCATGAAAATAGGGTACCAAGGGCTAGCTCAAGGTCAAGGGAGCAAGCTGCCAAGGATACAATCATGGCGTTTAGAGCAGAGGTTGCCACCGAAGACTAGTTGATGACATGCTGAAGACTAGCTAGAGACAGAGTAGTCCACAAACTATCTATGTAAAGACGATAGTTGTTGTTGAGTCTAAGTTGTAATTGGACTACACTTTGTTGTATTCAACTATTGGGTATTGTATTTTTTATCAAAACCAAATAGCTAAGGGGCTACTATTAGGGTACAATATATGTTGGGGACCCTATTATCGTGTTTAAGGCCCAATTGCGAAGCCTAGAAGTTTGCAAAATACTAATATTTGGAGGCTATTTGTAGCCTTTTGTGACATCTTTATAAATACGAACCCCACTGGGGTCCCCTAATGTCATTTTTGTAAATATCATCTCCACTATGCAAAATAAAGAGAACATTTCCTCGCTCCTCCTCTATAAAAGGGGATAGAGGCCTCATCACTCGGctctcttcctctctcatttgTTGTCCTTTACTCTCCCAAGTTTGCTGGCTCAACCAATAATGTTTAACTACAAATAGCCTCAAAATGTCATTTTCCCTCCTGTTGAATTGTAAAAAAACCATGTATTAGTATCTATAAGCAAAGATGGTAGATAGCAATAAAACATAATACACC
It encodes:
- the LOC8077955 gene encoding UDP-sulfoquinovose synthase, chloroplastic, with product MKMAHLITNCSFSTSPAVQTFSSSPNYCRSVGQLQNSKSSNLSLKSCSRRQKKSYVSCASAAVQGQTQTPLTGSQQAYEHSSSKPKKVMVIGGDGYCGWATALHLSNKGYEVAIVDNLVRRLFDHQLGLDSLTPITSIQNRVRRWKSLTGKTIQLFIGDICDFEFLSEAFKSFEPDAAVHFGEQRSAPYSMIDRSRAVYTQHNNVIGTLNVLFAIKEYSDECHLVKLGTMGEYGTPNIDIEEGFITITHNGRTDTLPYPKQASSFYHLSKVHDSHNIAFTCKAWGIRATDLNQGVVYGVRTDETALHEELSNRFDYDGVFGTALNRFCVQAAVGHPLTVYGKGGQTRGYLDIRDTVQCVELAIANPAKPGEFRVFNQFTEQFSVNELAKLVTAAGAKLGLEVQTKSVPNPRVEAEEHYYNAKHTKLIELGLVPHLLSDSLLDSLLNFAIQYKDRVDTAQIMPSVSWKKMGAKPRTVSV